In the genome of Arthrobacter sp. PAMC25284, the window TAACCACGGGGCTACCCTTGACAGCATCTTTGCCATCGGCCTCCCCCATCTCTTCGGCGATACGCATGGCCTCTTCGATCAGTGTCTCAACGATCTGATCCTCAGGAACGGTTTTAATGACCTCTCCGCGGACGAAGATCTGGCCCTTGCCGTTCCCGGAGGCAACACCGAGGTCCGCTTCACGGGCCTCGCCCGGTCCATTGACGACGCAGCCCATCACGGCCACGCGGAGCGGGATTTCCATGCCTTCGAGCCCGGCGGTGACCTGCTCGGCCAGTGTGTAGACGTCCACCTGGGCGCGGCCGCAGGACGGGCAGGAGACAATCTCCAGCTTGCGCGGCCGCAGGTTCAGAGACTGCAGAATCTGGTTCCCGACCTTGATTTCCTCCACCGGCGGGGCGGAGAGCGAAACCCTGATGGTGTCGCCGATGCCGCGCGAGAGCAGCGCACCGAAGGCGGTCGCGGACTTGATGGTGCCCTGGAACGCCGGTCCGGCCTCCGTGACCCCCAGGTGCAGCGGCCAGTCGCCTTGTTCGGCCAGCATTTCGTAGGCGGCGACCATGATGACCGGATCGTTGTGCTTGACCGAAATCTTGAAGTCATGGAAGCCGTGTTCCTCGAAGAGCGAGGCCTCCCAGACGGCGGACTCCACGAGGGCTTCCGGGGTGGCCTTGCCGTACTTCTTCAGGATTCCAGGCTCCAACGACCCAGCGTTGACGCCAATCCGGATCGACGTGCCATGGTCTTTGGCGGCGCGCGCGATTTCCTTCACCTGATCATCGAACTTGCGGATGTTGCCGGGGTTGACCCGCACCGCAGCACACCCCGCCTCGATGGCGGCGAAGACATACTTGGGCTGGAAGTGAATGTCGGCGATCACCGGGATCTGCGACTTCTTCGCGATGATCGACAGCACCTCCGCGTCCTCGGCGGTGGGGCAGGCGACGCGCACGATGTCACAGCCGGTTGCCGTCAATTCGGCGATCTGCTGCAGGGTGGCGTTGATGTCCGTGGTGGGCGTTGTCGTCATGGACTGAACGCTGATCGGAGAGTCGGAGCCGACGCCGACGGGACCCACTTTGATCTGCCGGGTCTTCCGGCGCGGGGCAAGGACGGGTGGCGGTGCTGACGGCATTCCCAGGCTGACCGAGGTCACATGGACTCCTTAGGTATCAAAAGATCGCGGGTCTGTAAGCGTGACGGGCTAGGCGGCGTGCCCGGCCAGCAGACCGGTCAGGGGTGCCCATACGGTGGAACGGGTGCCGGCGATGGCACCGGCGGCCGCGAAAGGGTCCTGCTTGAGGAGTCCGTTCAGGGCCGCCTCATCGGCTGCCCTGAGAATAAGGAGGGCACCTGTGCCGTCCCCATAGGGTCCGCTCGCGAGCAGGACGCCGTCATCGGCCAGTCCGGACGTCCATTCGCGGTGCGCAGGCCGGCTGGCATCGCGGACTTCGGCAGATTCGGCATCGTAAACATACTCCACAGCAAAAACAGTCATAGGAATACAGTATCCCCCCGCTCCGCGGGTTCCCATCCGGCCTCTCCGGCTGCCGCCGGCGGACCCGCACCGGGGTGCGTCCGACACCGGGCGCGGGATGCGGGTCTGTTTCAGCCAAGCAGGAAGATCCTGGCCAGCACCGCAATGCCCGCGGCCCACAGCATGGAGGTCAGTGTTCCAATGATGAACCGCTCGGCCGCTACCGGAGTGGCCTTGAGTTCGGCGAAGCGGCCCAATCCTTTGATCGCAACAACGTAGGCGATGGCAACGGGTTCTCCCGCGAGGATCGCGAGAGCGACCGCTACCCGTTCGAGGATGCCGATGATGGCGCCGCCACGCAGGATTCGTGCGTTGGCCGCGGCATCTGCCGGCGGCGGCGTTGAATCCCGGGGCAGCCCTGCCGGTTGCCGTGCGGCCGTTTCATCATCGATCCTGACGTCGGCCGCAGGGTCCTCGATGGAGCCGGTCACAACGCCGGCGGCGGCATCCGCCCGGTCATCAATGGTCCGGGCGAGCCGGAAGACCAGGGCCGTGACGGGCCACCCGGCGACCCCGGCCGTGAGCAGGGCCACGGCGATCCAGAGCGCGTTCACGGGTTTCCTGCCGTCGTGCGGTCCGGGACCTGCCGTGGCGTGTCCCTTGCGGCGTTTTCAATCCCGGCGCTCAGGCCGTGCGCGAGGGAAAGCAGCATTTCCGCGGCCGGCCTCGCCGCACATTCTTCCTGCCAGCCCGAGCGAAGCAGCGCACGGCTCACGGACTGCTCAGTGATCCCGAGGATTCCCGCCGCGATTTTTTGTGTGCCGTGCGTGCCGGCGTGCCCGTCCTGCGCCGAACGCAGGGCATCCACCACCTTCCACTGTGCCGCCGTCCGGTCCTGGACCAGCCGGCCGATGAGCCGGAGGACTGCCTCGGCGTTCGCGCAGGCCTCGGCGCCGCCGTCGCGCGGGCTTTCGCAGGCCACCACGAGCGGGACGTGGGCGGCCGCAGCCTTGGCGCGGTCCACCGCAGCTCTGGCTGCCACGAAGGCCGCCCCGGAGCCCTCCCGTGGACTCACCGGCAGCGGCCGGTGCACCTCACCCACTCCGATCCCGACGTACCAGCGGCCGCTGCGCAGCGCATGCAGGGCGATCGCCACCACGTCCCCGGGGTGCTCAAGAACGCCCTGGACTTCGTCGCCGACCGAGCGCTCGAAGCGGGCAGCCGTCAGTGGACGCAGGGCCGACAGGAATCCCGGGACACGATCCACGTCCGTGGTACTCCCGCGCTGGTCGATGGTCATCACGTACATGGCCCCAGCCTAAACGGCGCTGCGCAGATTAATCAATCACTATGAGCTGATTCTGTAAAATCAGTCGAAAGGAGCTGCTTTACGACAATCAGCCGAACAGGTTTACGGGCTTGACGATGTCGGCGTAAATCAGCAGCGCACCCATTCCCATCAGCAGCACCGCCACGACATAGGTCACCGGCAGCATCTTTGCCAGGTCGAAGGCGCCGGGGTCCGGGCGGCCGAACAGTTTGGCCAGCTGGCGGCGGGCGCCTTCGTACAGCGCGCCCGCCACATGGCCGCCGTCGAGCGGCAGCAACGGCACCAGGTTGAAAACCGCAAGCGCAAAATTGAGTCCGGCAAGCAACCCGATCAGGGCCCCGAACCTGGACATCAGCGGGACCTCCTCCATCGCGGCGACCTCGCCGGCCACCCGGCCCACTCCGACCACGCTGATGGGCCCGTTGGGGTCCCGGGGCTCGTCACTGAACGCAGCCTCCGCCACGCCGGCCACCCGGGCCGGCAGGTTCAGGATCACACCGGAGATCAGCCGGATGTTTTCGCCCGACATCGGGAGTACTTCCGAGGCCGGTTGCTGCACGAGCTTGGTCTGGGCCCCGATGCCAAGGAATCCGACATCCTGGTACAGCAGCTTGCCGTCGGCGTCCTCTGCCTGCCGGCCGTCGTCGCCAACCACCGGACGGGCGGAGAGGACCGGGGTGACCGTGGTCGCGACGGACGCGCCGTCGCGCTGGACGGTCAGGCTGACCTGTTTGCCCGCCGACGCGCGGATCCAGCCGGTGAGTTCGTCCCAGCTGGTGACGGCTTTGCCGTCAAAGTTGGTGATGACGTCATTGGGCCGGAGACCGGCGGCTGCTGCGGGGGTGGGGATACAGTCGGCGGAGTCCGGATCGATGGTCTGCCCGGCCTCGACCTGGCACTTCGAGACGTTCGCGACGGTGGTGGTCTGTGCCGCCACTCCGAACCCCATCAGCAGGACTGCCGTGAGAACAACACCAATCAGCAGGTTCACCGCCGGTCCGCCGAGCATAATGATCATTTTCTTCCAGACCGGAAGGCGGTAGAAAACCCGGCGCTCGTCCTCGGGGCCAACTTCCTCATGGGCGAAGGAACGGGCGTCGGTGGCAAGCGACTGGAACATACCGGTGCTCGAGGTGCGGACCGTGCCGTCGTCCTTATTTGGCGGGTACATACCAATCATGGATACAAAGCCACCCAGCGGGATGGCCTTGACGCCGTATTCGGTTTCTCCCCGGCGCTTGGACCAGAGGGTCGGTCCGAACCCGATCATGTATTTGGTGACCCGGACCTTGAACAGCTTGGCCGGCAGCAGGTGCCCCACCTCGTGCAGGGCGATGGACACGGCAATACCGATCGCCACGAAGACGACACCGAGGATGAAGAGGAGGACGGGGCTCATGGACGTGATCTGCTGCTTCCTGGGACTTCTCGGCTACTGGGGACTGCGACTAAATGCTTCTTATGGCCAAACGTTCGTGGGTCCGCGCGCGTGCCCACCGTTCAGCTTCCAGCACGGACTCCAGCGTCAGCCCGGAGGACCCTGCATGCTCGCTGAGTACTGCTTCGATCGTATCGACGATGTCGGTGAAGCGTATCCGGCCCGCATGGAAGGCCGTAACGGCCTCCTCGTTGGCGGCGTTGAACACGGCCGGGTAGGTACTCCCCCGGTGGGCCGCGTCTTTTGCCAGTCCAACGGCGGGGAACGCCACGGTATCGAGCGGCTCAAACGTCCAGCTCGCAGCCTTGGTCCAGTCACAGGAACTGGCTGCCCCCGGCACGCGCGCGGGCCAGCCCAGGCCCAGGGCGATTGGCAGGCGCATGTCCGGCGGGGAGGCCTGCGCAATGGTGGACCCGTCGATGAACTGGACCATGGAGTGGACCACGGACTGGGGATGGACCACGACGTCGATCTTTTCCAGCGGGATGTCGAAGAGCAGATGGGCCTCGATCAGTTCCAGGCCCTTGTTGACGAGGCTGGCGGAGTTGGTGGTGACCATCAGGCCCATGTCCCAGGTGGGGTGCGCAAGGGCGTCCTGCGGCGTGACGTGGTGGAGTTCGTTTCGGGTTTTGCCGCGGAAGGGCCCGCCGGACGCTGTCAGGACCAGCCGGTCCACCTCGGCCGCTGTCCCCGAACGCAGGCACTGGGCGATCGCCGAGTGTTCCGAGTCCACGGGCACGATCTGGCCCTCCCGGGCTGCGGCCTTCACAAGGGCGCCGCCCACAATCAGCGATTCCTTGTTCGCGAGCGCCAAGGTCGCACCCGATTTGAGCGCGGCGAGGGTTGGCGCCAACCCGATGGAGCCGGTGATGCCGTTCAGGACCACGTCGGCGTCGATCTCCGCAATCCTGGTGGCGGCATCCGGGCCGGTGATGATGTCCGGCCGGTAGCCAATCAACCCGGCGGCGAGCGCGGCGTCGGAAATGAGGGACTGCAGCGTGGCCGCGTCGCCGGTCGCGATCCCGATGGCGTGGGCACGGGTATGCACGGCCTGGCGGGCGAGGAGCCCGGGGTTGCCGCCGCCGGCACTGAGCGCTACGACCTCGAAAAGGTCAGGGGCGCCGTCGACGACGTCAATCGCCTGTGTGCCGATGGAACCGGTGGACCCGAGGATAACGATCTTGCGCGGCTGCATTGCTTAAGTATCCCGCACCGGATCTTCCCGCGAGGACTCGCGCTCCCGCGGCCGCACCTCACCGACGGCTACCCGTATGCCAGTTCCCAGGCACCCTTGATCACCGTCGTGACCGCGCCCACGTAGGCAATGCCAATGACGATGCCGCGGACGACCACCGGGCGGATCCGGCCTGAGAGCAGGTCCCCCGCCGCGATGCCCACGACCATGGCCCCGAGGATACCCAGCAACTGCCAGCCGGCCAGGGCGGGAAGGTGGCCGCCGGAGAAGAAGTACTTGCTGAGCAGCGATGACAGCCCGGTGGTGATGAAGTAGGGCTGCAGGGTGGCGCCGAAGCCCTTCTGGTCCCAGCGGGTGGCGATGGCATAGGCGGTCATTGCCGGCCCGCCAACGCCGGCGGCGGCGTTCATGAGGCCGCTGGAAAACCCGAGCGTCACCATGGGCACCGGGCCGGTGGCGTGCCATGACCTGCGGTTCAGATGCTGTGATGCCGCCAGGGCGATGAACAGCAGCACGCCGATGCAGACTTCCAGGGCGGCCGCGGGAACGTGGCTGGCCAGCCAGGCGCCGGGCACCACCCCCAGGAGGGCCGAGGCCGCCAGTCCGGCGTAGCGCCTCCACTCGACATACCGCCACACCCTGGACAGGATCAGCAATGACGACGTCGCGCCGCAGAGATTGACGATCATCACGCCGTCAAACGGACCCAGCAGTACCACGAGGAACGGAGCGACCAGCAGGCCGAAGCCGAGGCCGGCAAGACGCTGGGCCAGTGCCCCAGCCACTACGGCGAAGAGCACCAAAGCAAACATCATTCGATCCTAGTACCGTGAGCTTCAGCCGCTCTGTCCCGCCGGCGGGCAGCCCCGGCAGCCAGCCCCGCAGCCAGTCGCGCAGCCAGTCCCGGCGGGTCGTCCCGGGTCGGCGGCAGGCGTAACGTGGGGATGGTGGAGTGGGCTGCGTGGTTGGACGCACCGGAGTATGAATTTGCCCGGCAGGTCCTGCAGCGCGGCATCGCGGCGCTCTACTTCGTGGCGTTCCTGTCCTCGCTCAACCAATTCCCGGCCCTGCTCGGCGAGCGCGGGCTCCTGCCGGTGCCGGACTTCCTGGCCGGCGTCAGCCGCCTGGGCCGGCCCACCCTGTTCCGCTGGCACTACTCGGACCGGCTCTTCCGCGGCGTCTGCTGGACGGGCCTGGCGGTTTCCGGCACGCTGATCGCGGGGCTGCCGCAGGCCGGGCCGCCGTGGCTGCCGTTGCTCGCTTTCCTGGCGCTGTGGTGGCTGTACATGTCAATCGTTAATGTCGGCCAGACGTTCTATGGTTTCGGCTGGGAGATGCTGCTGCTCGAAGCGGGCTTCATCGCAGCCTTCCTGGGCTCTGACCAGACTCCCCCGCCGCGGACAATCCTCATCATGCTGGCGTGGCTCGTGTTCCGGCTGGAGTTCGGCGCCGGCATGATCAAGATCCGCGGCGGCCGGGAGTGGCGGGACCTGACGGCCCTCTACTACCATCACGAGACCCAGCCGATGCCGGGCCCGCTGAGCCGGCAGGCGCACCTGCTGCCCCGTCGGGTCCATCGGATGGAGGTTCTCGGCAACCACTTCGCCCAGTTGGTAGTGCCGTTT includes:
- a CDS encoding YciI family protein, giving the protein MTVFAVEYVYDAESAEVRDASRPAHREWTSGLADDGVLLASGPYGDGTGALLILRAADEAALNGLLKQDPFAAAGAIAGTRSTVWAPLTGLLAGHAA
- a CDS encoding sulfite exporter TauE/SafE family protein, with product MMFALVLFAVVAGALAQRLAGLGFGLLVAPFLVVLLGPFDGVMIVNLCGATSSLLILSRVWRYVEWRRYAGLAASALLGVVPGAWLASHVPAAALEVCIGVLLFIALAASQHLNRRSWHATGPVPMVTLGFSSGLMNAAAGVGGPAMTAYAIATRWDQKGFGATLQPYFITTGLSSLLSKYFFSGGHLPALAGWQLLGILGAMVVGIAAGDLLSGRIRPVVVRGIVIGIAYVGAVTTVIKGAWELAYG
- a CDS encoding MarR family transcriptional regulator, with the protein product MYVMTIDQRGSTTDVDRVPGFLSALRPLTAARFERSVGDEVQGVLEHPGDVVAIALHALRSGRWYVGIGVGEVHRPLPVSPREGSGAAFVAARAAVDRAKAAAAHVPLVVACESPRDGGAEACANAEAVLRLIGRLVQDRTAAQWKVVDALRSAQDGHAGTHGTQKIAAGILGITEQSVSRALLRSGWQEECAARPAAEMLLSLAHGLSAGIENAARDTPRQVPDRTTAGNP
- a CDS encoding RIP metalloprotease, giving the protein MSPVLLFILGVVFVAIGIAVSIALHEVGHLLPAKLFKVRVTKYMIGFGPTLWSKRRGETEYGVKAIPLGGFVSMIGMYPPNKDDGTVRTSSTGMFQSLATDARSFAHEEVGPEDERRVFYRLPVWKKMIIMLGGPAVNLLIGVVLTAVLLMGFGVAAQTTTVANVSKCQVEAGQTIDPDSADCIPTPAAAAGLRPNDVITNFDGKAVTSWDELTGWIRASAGKQVSLTVQRDGASVATTVTPVLSARPVVGDDGRQAEDADGKLLYQDVGFLGIGAQTKLVQQPASEVLPMSGENIRLISGVILNLPARVAGVAEAAFSDEPRDPNGPISVVGVGRVAGEVAAMEEVPLMSRFGALIGLLAGLNFALAVFNLVPLLPLDGGHVAGALYEGARRQLAKLFGRPDPGAFDLAKMLPVTYVVAVLLMGMGALLIYADIVKPVNLFG
- the ispG gene encoding flavodoxin-dependent (E)-4-hydroxy-3-methylbut-2-enyl-diphosphate synthase translates to MTSVSLGMPSAPPPVLAPRRKTRQIKVGPVGVGSDSPISVQSMTTTPTTDINATLQQIAELTATGCDIVRVACPTAEDAEVLSIIAKKSQIPVIADIHFQPKYVFAAIEAGCAAVRVNPGNIRKFDDQVKEIARAAKDHGTSIRIGVNAGSLEPGILKKYGKATPEALVESAVWEASLFEEHGFHDFKISVKHNDPVIMVAAYEMLAEQGDWPLHLGVTEAGPAFQGTIKSATAFGALLSRGIGDTIRVSLSAPPVEEIKVGNQILQSLNLRPRKLEIVSCPSCGRAQVDVYTLAEQVTAGLEGMEIPLRVAVMGCVVNGPGEAREADLGVASGNGKGQIFVRGEVIKTVPEDQIVETLIEEAMRIAEEMGEADGKDAVKGSPVVSVS
- the dxr gene encoding 1-deoxy-D-xylulose-5-phosphate reductoisomerase; the protein is MQPRKIVILGSTGSIGTQAIDVVDGAPDLFEVVALSAGGGNPGLLARQAVHTRAHAIGIATGDAATLQSLISDAALAAGLIGYRPDIITGPDAATRIAEIDADVVLNGITGSIGLAPTLAALKSGATLALANKESLIVGGALVKAAAREGQIVPVDSEHSAIAQCLRSGTAAEVDRLVLTASGGPFRGKTRNELHHVTPQDALAHPTWDMGLMVTTNSASLVNKGLELIEAHLLFDIPLEKIDVVVHPQSVVHSMVQFIDGSTIAQASPPDMRLPIALGLGWPARVPGAASSCDWTKAASWTFEPLDTVAFPAVGLAKDAAHRGSTYPAVFNAANEEAVTAFHAGRIRFTDIVDTIEAVLSEHAGSSGLTLESVLEAERWARARTHERLAIRSI